In Aulosira sp. FACHB-615, the DNA window TGCTGCATTAGCCGCTAACGAAGCCGAAAAAGCGGCGGCGATTAATATTTTAGAGGTACAAGCTGTAGGAAGTTTTGGCAGGTTGTATTTAGGTGGACAAGAACAAGATATTCTAGCAGGAGCGAGGGGAGCGTTAACCGCAATTGAAAGTGTAGCTGGTCGGACAAATCCCAATAGTGGCCGCCAGGAGTAAAGGAGAGAAAATGGCAAATCAAGAGCATCTGGTTTTACTGAGAGCCGGTGCAGTTACCTGGAGCGAATGGAGACAGAAAAATCCGCAAATTCAACCAGACCTCAGTGCTGCGAACTTACAAAAAGATAACCTCAGAGGCGCAAATCTTTCTCAAGTCAACTTGACCAAAGCAGATTTGAGTCAGGCTTTACTGGTACGTGCAAATCTGAACGGTGCAGATTTTAGTGGCGCAAATCTGGAACAAACCAAGCTCATTGAAGCCAACTTAAGTGGTGCTAACTTAAGTGTGGCTAACTTAAAGGGTGCAACGCTAACCCAGGCAAATTTGAGTCATGCCAACTTGATTGGTGCGGATTTAAGTGAAGCAAATTTGAAAGAAGCTGCGATCGCCCATGCTATCCTAATCGGCACAGACCTCAAAGATGCTAACCTCAAAAGTGCTGATTTGGGTGCAGCCAAACTCATCCGCGCTAACCTCGCCTACGCTAACTTGATTGAAGCCAACTTAATTGCAGCCGATCTCAGTAAAGCCAACCTCTACAAAGCAGATTTAATTGGGGCTTATCTGTACAAAACAGATTTACATAATGCGAATCTCAGTCATGCTTACTTAGTTAGTGCCTATATGTTGCAAGCTAACCTCAGTGAAGCTGATTTAACAGGTGCAAACTTAAGCTGGGCAAATCTGCAAGGCGCAAACTTGGCTGGTGCTAATTTAACTGGTGCTAATC includes these proteins:
- a CDS encoding pentapeptide repeat-containing protein; protein product: MANQEHLVLLRAGAVTWSEWRQKNPQIQPDLSAANLQKDNLRGANLSQVNLTKADLSQALLVRANLNGADFSGANLEQTKLIEANLSGANLSVANLKGATLTQANLSHANLIGADLSEANLKEAAIAHAILIGTDLKDANLKSADLGAAKLIRANLAYANLIEANLIAADLSKANLYKADLIGAYLYKTDLHNANLSHAYLVSAYMLQANLSEADLTGANLSWANLQGANLAGANLTGANLIGTKLRGANLIGANLEDAILPEVCR